The following proteins are encoded in a genomic region of Micromonospora olivasterospora:
- a CDS encoding winged helix-turn-helix domain-containing protein has product MDQAGGTHPAFVPHRPWPPAGGPAIPYPASPGNRAETVILTRPEKLQPNRAIPSESRLVQEYGIARATVRRAVAVLVDQGVLFVVPQRGTFVKP; this is encoded by the coding sequence GTGGATCAGGCTGGCGGCACTCACCCTGCTTTCGTACCGCACCGCCCCTGGCCGCCCGCTGGCGGACCCGCCATCCCGTACCCGGCGTCACCGGGTAACCGTGCGGAAACGGTCATCCTGACACGGCCCGAAAAGCTTCAGCCGAACCGGGCGATCCCGTCGGAGTCGCGCCTCGTTCAGGAGTACGGAATAGCCCGCGCCACGGTGCGGCGTGCCGTCGCCGTGTTGGTGGATCAGGGTGTGTTGTTCGTGGTGCCGCAGCGCGGGACGTTCGTGAAGCCGTAG
- a CDS encoding mechanosensitive ion channel family protein has protein sequence MSAASLIHAALSLPDQSASPSADCKGSTSCEWLYDTTGSAWFAEGSYWILLKPLRVALILAVALVARWALHRTINRLVRTTTEGAVPTLLRPLRERVPTAAPDSGDFVPERRRQRAEAIGSVLRSTVTAFVFGIALLMILREFSFDLAPLLASAGIAGVALGFGAQSLVKDLIAGLFMLVEDQYGVGDTVDLGEATGVVEAVGLRVTTVRDGRGVLWYIRNGEIIRVGNKSQGWALVVVDLPIGFAGTEEATAVLRTAAASVAMDPDLAPEIVEEPEVLGVEQMTVEGAVIRTVVKTTADGQFAVGRELRRRLAEALENSGITARIAARLYPSVTLRAPEAEGTGQGGAT, from the coding sequence GTGAGTGCCGCCAGCCTGATCCACGCCGCCCTGTCCCTGCCCGATCAGAGCGCCAGCCCGAGCGCCGACTGCAAGGGCAGCACCTCGTGCGAGTGGTTGTACGACACGACCGGCTCGGCCTGGTTCGCCGAGGGCAGCTACTGGATCCTGCTCAAGCCGCTGCGGGTCGCGCTGATCCTGGCGGTCGCCCTCGTCGCCCGCTGGGCGCTGCACCGGACGATCAACCGGCTGGTCCGCACCACCACGGAAGGTGCCGTGCCGACGCTGCTGCGCCCGCTGCGGGAGCGGGTGCCCACCGCCGCGCCCGACTCCGGCGACTTCGTCCCGGAACGGCGGCGGCAGCGGGCCGAGGCCATCGGGTCGGTGCTGCGCAGCACGGTGACCGCGTTCGTCTTCGGCATCGCGCTGCTGATGATCCTGCGCGAGTTCAGCTTCGACCTGGCGCCGCTGCTGGCCAGCGCGGGGATCGCCGGCGTGGCGCTCGGCTTCGGCGCGCAGAGCCTGGTGAAGGATCTCATCGCCGGCCTGTTCATGCTGGTGGAGGACCAGTACGGCGTGGGCGACACCGTCGACCTGGGCGAGGCGACCGGCGTGGTGGAGGCGGTGGGGCTGCGGGTCACCACCGTCCGGGACGGCCGGGGCGTGCTCTGGTACATCCGCAACGGTGAGATCATCCGGGTGGGGAACAAGAGCCAGGGCTGGGCACTGGTGGTGGTCGACCTGCCGATCGGGTTCGCCGGCACCGAGGAGGCGACGGCGGTGCTGCGTACGGCCGCGGCGTCGGTGGCGATGGACCCGGACCTGGCGCCGGAGATCGTCGAGGAGCCGGAGGTGCTGGGCGTCGAGCAGATGACCGTGGAGGGCGCGGTGATCCGTACTGTCGTCAAGACCACCGCCGACGGGCAGTTCGCGGTGGGCCGGGAGCTGCGGCGGCGGCTCGCCGAGGCGCTGGAGAACTCGGGCATCACCGCCCGGATCGCCGCCCGCCTCTATCCCTCGGTGACGCTCCGGGCGCCCGAGGCCGAGGGCACCGGGCAGGGCGGCGCGACCTGA